One Pempheris klunzingeri isolate RE-2024b chromosome 22, fPemKlu1.hap1, whole genome shotgun sequence DNA segment encodes these proteins:
- the lrmp gene encoding inositol 1,4,5-triphosphate receptor associated 2, with translation MDYYTPQLNRRHNPVDSICRKLQTIQWRGDREPNSPFQIPKLSSSSYDSPQCGLRHNLEAILKKGALSRDEGDKEKEKGKGKGRGMVMPSNAASQRSSQGPSVPLSTPSTPARTPSTPTNITYTITSTLGERRGADGSDLRQVKTWQRYSSTPTGQSKDSPYFTFTRGPQSVQPESETPSRSPPLSRTFTPNHSTLSYSLKFCSADAGNPTECELPYPALVVKRLSMGDGGPSVASENRKENMAEISLICEENLLDTIFHACDTQRRGKVYVSHIVDYLRHTTSRSSEDSGLEELCNMLDPEHKDVSIDLDTYHAVMREWIDDCRNNGEELMDDTTQDSVKLRDGLSAKRSMLLNMTSGSLEAFGGDASRAEFETSELVYCVADLQMSNQKLQEEVRKLKQVVESMEDGNQKLAEENEELRTQARVNQQLAQKEKMLKEEVEEMKATLSCTEEGRARASAHSKHVERENQSLIAKIASLQEENFKVTMETDELQRRIAELCDINTDLQVQIHSFDGIIGEKEAVVLEKSRQINELKSTVEEYSSITELLRADKSKLENQVQMMHPDLAGAGLSLSVAYRLNQSSSGSLQTELALAQSPLEAHHGLEHLSTTMSFASPLDETLDREVLLMLQGPSPEHMALEFKILLNKLKKDFREETDSVLSTVRGLVGDRSLLEGNTDTSVQKVQAELDARRADWALSLDQLAQYTDSLEKELIKMASNMRRSRTEILHLSVRVQEQENQKRQLCEELDQLKTPQDSREASCQTPAPEEEPGDDLDWEEEFALQDFLKNELAERNCREQGGRTDGRPQAAVDNLKDRGEEEERWTVVDTAGEGEVRDTSTPLSALSGEAQPGHTAAGQGHDSPARTKPEPEVNCRPLQEEAAVPLSAHSQAVSIRHPEADALPDLSHSENNNTQSQSCGAAPHLSNKPEQDQMVVLGNTPPTASEMVPPNSTSPGPDKTTTQSQSTQPTSEDHRGEEEKEGETDSSTGAMSHTKSLSPDQSADRSAAEDSTCLLPVLMEEEENVQDGTAELSAVATSMEGTDQLSSSRLTTISDSSSPQSRSSFTQASQSGSGMGSVTSDPSRVEDSAAKKDSLPLSGKNKRELELSRNMDAIEDQKVQEDQSETSVLTERESETSVLSDTSDSLKEDRNSLSPSDKEIETEFQRLALGFKCDMFTLEKRLRLEERSRDLAEENVRREVSSCQGLLQALTPLCEDDNQSLEIIQRLQKNLDILIQSMTRVSSRSEMLGAIHQESRIGKAVEVMIQHVENLRRMYTKEHAELLELRETLMQNERSFGSQTDRDDFRGKKQPASQYYKSSARRVSIAAIPRSAGGNMHFDMSKTQDGSEAEMERLTRRSPWNVAGKNTARPPLKRFVSSAAWVDTEEPSLMMKGTVCDNTDCQSEDEQMQEPAVERRRSSLSELGNKLTSLILPLKTSQDELFVMLPSPSSSPTSTDPGMSQSLSHSLTSSRAAAAAAVARGGRGLWLWLAMVVVLAGLLALLASLVMQPVVDAAPVGTGDSWMTIQQLLWPYAGLRHNGQPPV, from the exons ATGGACTACTACACGCCCCAGCTCAATCGTCGCCACAACCCCGTGGACAGCATCTGCCGCAAGCTGCAGACCATTCAGTGGCGCGGTGACCGAGAGCCCAATTCACCATTTCAGATTCCCAAGCTCTCCTCCAGCAGTTACGACAGCCCGCAGTGTGGCCTCAGGCACAACCTGGAAGCCATCCTGAAGAAAGGGGCCCTCAGCAGAGACGAGGGGgacaaggagaaggagaaggggaagggaaaagggagagggaTGGTTATGCCGAGCAACGCAGCTTCCCAGAGGAGCAGCCAGggtccctctgtccctctgtccacCCCTTCCACGCCGGCACGCACCCCTTCCACGCCCACTAACATCACATACACCATCACCAGCACtctgggagagaggagaggtgccGATGGGAGTGATTTACGACAAGTGAAGACATGGCAGAGGTATTCTTCGACGCCCACGGGCCAGTCCAAAGACTCCCCTTACTTTACATTCACACGAGGACCCCAGTCGGTGCAACCCGAGAGCGAGACGCCGAGCAGGAGCCCTCCTCTGTCTCGCACCTTCACCCCCAACCACAGCACCCTCTCCTACAGCCTCAAGTTCTGCTCAGCGGACGCAGGGAACCCAACAGAGTGTGAGCTGCCCTACCCGGCCCTGGTGGTGAAACGACTGTCCATGGGGGATGGAG GACCCTCTGTGGCCTCTGAGAACAGGAAGGAGAATATGGCAGAAATCAGTCTCATCTGTGAGGAGAATCTGCTTGATACCATCTTCCACGCCTGTGACACGCAGCGCAGAG GTAAAGTGTACGTGTCTCACATCGTGGACTACCTGCGGCACACCACCAGCCGCAGCTCAGAGGACAGCGGGCTGGAGGAACTCTGCAACATGCTGGATCCAGAGCACAAAGACGTCTCGATTGACCTGGACACGTATCACGCCGTCATGAGGGAGTGGATTGACGACTGCCGCAACAACGG GGAAGAGCTGATGGATGACACCACTCAGGACTCAGTCAAGCTCAGAGACGGCCTGTctg ccaAGAGGTCCATGCTGCTCAATATGACTTCAGGAAGCTTGGAGGCTTTTGGAGGGGATGCATCCAGAGCAGAATT TGAGACGTCAGAGCTGGTGTATTGTGTTGCTGACCTTCAGATGAGCAATCAAAAGCtccaggaggaggtgaggaagctgaagcagGTGGTGGAGAGCATGGAGGACGGCAACCAGAAGCTAGCGGAGGAGAACGAGGAGCTGCGCACTCAGGCCAGGGT TAACCAGCAGCTGGCCCAGAAGGAGAAGatgctgaaggaggaggtggaggagatgaaggccACTCTGAGCTGTACGGAGGAAGGCAGAGCTCGCGCCTCGGCACACAGCAAACATGTG gagagagaaaaccagAGTCTCATTGCCAAGATTGCTTCTCTTCAGGAGGAG AACTTCAAGGTTACCATGGAGACAGACGAGCTTCAGAGGAGAATAGCAGAGCTGTGTGACATTAACACTGACCTTCAG GTGCAAATTCACTCTTTTGATGGCATCATTGGTGAAAAGGAAGCTGTGGTACTAGAG AAGAGCAGACAGATAAATGAGCTCAAGTCGACAGTGGAGGAATATTCCTCCATCACTGAG CTGCTGAGGGCAGACAAGAGCAAGCTGGAGAACCAGGTGCAGATGATGCACCCAGACCTGGCTGG CGCTGGTCTGTCCCTGTCGGTGGCCTACAGGCTGAACCAGAGCAGCTCAGGATCCCTACAGACAGAACTGGCTCTGGCACAGTCACCACTGGAG GCCCACCATGGACTTGAGCATTTGTCCACCACTATGAGCTTTGCCTCCCCGCTGGATGAGACGCTGGACAgggaggtgctgctgatgctgcagggACCCAGCCCTGAGCACATGGCTCTGGAGTTCAAGATCCTCCTAAACAAACTG AAAAAGGATTTCAGAGAAGAAACCGACTCTGTCTTGTCTACAGTTAGAGGCTTGGTGGGCGACCGCTCTCTGCTAGAGGGCAACACGGACACCAGTGTCCAG AAGGTGCAGGCCGAGCTGGACGCGAGGAGGGCAGACTGGGCCCTCAGCCTGGACCAGCTGGCCCAGTACACAGACTCACTGGAGAAGGAGCTCATCAAAATGGCTAGCAACATGAGGAGATCCCGCACTGAAATCCTGCACCTTTCAGTCAG gGTGCAGGAGCAGGAGAACCAGAAGCGGCAGCTGTGTGAGGAGCTGGATCAACTGAAGACACCtcaggacagcagagaggcCTCATGCCAGACACCTGCACCAGAGGAAGAG CCTGGAGATGACTTAGACTGGGAGGAGGAGTTCGCCCTTCAAGACTTCCTGAAGAACGAGTTAGCAGAAAGGAACTGCCGAGAACAGGGTGGGCGAACGGATGGAAGGCCTCAGGCGGCGGTGGATAACTTAAAAGacagaggtgaagaggaggagaggtggactgtggtggacacagcaggagaaggagaagtgAGGGACACGTCCACTCCTCTGTCTGCCCTCTCTGGGGAGGCCCAGCCTGGGcacactgcagcaggacagGGTCATG ACTCTCCGGCCCGCACTAAGCCGGAGCCAGAGGTGAACTGCCGGCCTTTACAG GAAGAGGCAGCAGTGCCATTGAGCGCCCACTCACAAGCTGTCAGCATTAGACACCCAGAGGCGGATGCTCTCCCCGATCTGTCCCACTCAGAGAACAACA acacacagtctcAGTCCTGCGGTGCAGCCCCACACCTGAGCAACAAGCCTGAACAGGACCAAATGGTCGTGCTTGGTAACACCCCTCCCACAGCGTCCGAGATGGTTCCTCCCAACAGCACATCACCTGGACCAGACAAGACCACTACCCAGAGTCAGAG CACCCAGCCGACCAGTGAGGACCacaggggagaagaagagaaagaaggcGAGACGGACTCGAGCACAGGAGCTATGAGCCATACTAAG AGCCTGAGCCCGGACCAGTCGGCAGACAGAtcagcagcagaggacag CACGTGTCTTCTACCTGTGctgatggaagaggaggagaacgTGCAGGACGGCACAGCTGAGCTTTCAGCAGTAGCCACCAGCATGGAAG GGACGGaccagctcagcagcagcagactgaccaCCATCTCCGACAGCAGCTCTCCTCAGTCACGGTCGTCCTTCACACAAGCCAGCCAATCTGGGAGCGGCATGGGcagtgtgacctctgaccccagcCGAGTGGAGGATAGTGCAGCCAAAAAGGACTCCCTCCCCCTCAGTGGCAAAAATAAGAGGGAACTG GAACTCTCACGCAACATGGATGCCATCGAAGACCAGAAGGTTCAGGAGGACCAGAGTGAAACCAGCGTGCTCACTGAGAGGGAAT CTGAGACGTCAGTGCTTTCTGACACCAGTGACAGCTTGAAAGAGGACAGGAACAG CCTGTCACCCAGTGACAAGGAGATTGAG ACGGAGTTCCAGCGTCTGGCTTTGGGCTTCAAGTGCGACATGTTCACCCTGGAGAAGAGGCTCCGGCTGGAGGAGAGGTCACGTGACCTGGCCGAGGAGAACGTCCGCAGGGAGGTGTCCAGCTGCCAGGGCCTGCTGCAG GCTCTGACTCCTCTGTGTGAGGACGACAACCAGTCCCTGGAGATCATCCAGAGGCTGCAGAAGAACCTGGATATCCTCATCCAGTCCATGACCAGGGTGTCCAGTCGCTCTGAGATGCTAGGAGCTATTCACCAG GAGAGTCGTATCGGGAAGGCTGTGGAGGTGATGATCCAGCACGTGGAGAACCTGAGGAGGATGTACACCAAGGAGCACGCcgagctgctggagctgagaGAGACGCTCATGCAGAACGAGAGGTCATTTGGGTCACAAACCGACAGAG ATGACTTCCGTGGCAAGAAGCAGCCAGCGTCACAGTACTACAAG TCGTCAGCCCGGCGGGTCAGCATAGCGGCCATCCCCCGCTCTGCTGGAGGCAACATGCACTTTGATATG TCCAAAACACAAGACGGCTCAGAGGCTGAAATGGAGAGACTGACCAGGCGATCCCCATG GAATGTGGCAGGGAAGAACACAGCGCGTCCCCCACTAAAACGCTTTGTTAGCTCTGCGGCCTGGGTTGACACTGAAGAGCCCTCTCTCATGATGAAAGG GACGGTCTGCGACAACACCGACTGCCAGTCGGAGGACGAGCAGATGCAGGAGCCGGcggtagagaggaggaggtccAGTCTCAGTGAGCTGGGCAACAAACTCACCTCCCTCATTCTGCCCCTCAAGAC GAGTCAGGATGAGCTGTTTGTTATGCT TCCGAGTCCTTCCTCCAGCCCTACGTCTACAGACCCAGGAATGAGCCAGTCTCTGTCCCACAGCCTGACCTCTTCCCGGGCAGCCGCAGCCGCAGCAGTAGCCAGAGGTGGCCGGGGGCTCTGGCTTTGGTTGGCGATGGTGGTGGTGCTTGCAG GTCTCTTGGCACTGCTGGCCAGCCTGGTGATGCAGCCAGTGGTAGACGCAGCCCCTGTGGGGACCGGGGACTCCTGGATGACcatccagcagctgctgtggccCTACGCAGGGCTCCGGCACAACGGACAGCCCCCCGTCTAG
- the bcat1 gene encoding branched-chain-amino-acid aminotransferase, cytosolic: protein MADSSTPSFKAADLVIQLSSSPNTKPCDVFSFGTVFTDHMLTIEWSVTEGWQAPLIKPFENLSVHPACSSLHYGVQLFEGLKAYRGDDNRLRLFRPMLNMNRMCNSAKRACLPAFDQSELLECIRRLVETDQGWVPHSDSAGLYIRPTFISTEPSLGVKKPNHALLYVILCQAGPYFTNDAEALSLWADPKYTRAWKGGTGDCKMGGNYGCSLLAQYEAVDYGCQQVLWLYGEDHQITEAGTMNIFLHWISEDGEEELATPPLDGIILPGVTRQSILELTRNWGEFKVTERYLTMSQLCCALKQQRVREIFGSGTACMICPIGHIVYQGENLNIPCQEKDSQLTLRIAKELTDIQYGRTPSDWAFLV, encoded by the exons ATGGCTGACAGCAGCACTCCAAGCTTTAAG GCAGCTGACCTGGTTATCCAGCTGTCCTCCTCTCCAAACACCAAACCGTGTGACGTGTTCAGCTTCGGGACCGTCTTCACCGACCACATGCTGACCATAGAGTGGAGTGTGACTGAGGGCTGGCAGGCTCCGCTCATCAAGCCCTTTGAGAACCTGTCGGTCCACCCGGCCTGTTCGTCACTGCACTATGGAGTACAG CTGTTTGAAGGGTTGAAGGCGTACCGCGGGGATGACAATCGACTGCGCCTCTTCAGGCCGATGCTTAACATGAACCGCATGTGCAACTCTGCTAAGAGAGCGTGTCTGCCT GCCTTTGATcagtcagagctgctggagTGCATCAGGCGGCTGGTAGAGACTGACCAGGGCTGGGTTCCTCACTCAGACTCAGCAGGCCTCTACATCAGACCAACATTTATTAGCACTGAG CCCTCTCTGGGTGTAAAGAAGCCCAACCATGCCTTGCTGTACGTGATCTTGTGTCAGGCGGGCCCTTACTTCACCAACGACGCAGAGGCTCTGTCCTTGTGGGCCGACCCAAAGTACACTCGGGCCTGGAAAGGAGGAACTGGAGACTGCAAGATGGGAGG GAACTATGGATGCTCTTTGCTCGCCCAGTATGAAGCAGTGGATTATGGGTGTCAGCAGGTGCTGTGGCTGTACGGAGAGGACCACCAGATCACTGAGGCAGGCACCATGAACATTTTCCTGCACTGGATCAGTGAGGATGGAG AGGAGGAACTTGCAACTCCACCTCTGGACGGTATCATACTCCCGGGTGTAACCCGACAGAGCATCCTGGAACTGACCAGGAACTGG GGTGAGTTTAAGGTGACAGAGCGCTACCTGACCATGAGCCAGCTGTGCTGTGCGCTGAAGCAGCAGCGGGTCAGAGAGATATTTGGCTCCGGCACTGCCTGCATGATCTGCCCCATAGGACACATTGTTTACCAGGGAGag aaCTTGAACATCCCCTGTCAGGAAAAAGACTCACAGCTGACGTTACGGATAGCAAAAGAACTCACAGATATACAG